In Pseudomonas sp. p1(2021b), the genomic window GCACGCCCTTGGGCAGCAGGTCGCCGATCAGCTCGAGCAGCACGGTGATGCCCAGCGGGGTCTGCTCGGCAGGCTTGAGCACCACGCAGTTGCCGGCGGCCAGGGCCGGGGCCAGCTTCCAGGCGGCCATCAACAGCGGGAAGTTCCACGGGATGATCTGCCCGACCACGCCCAGCGGCTCGTGGATGTGGTAGGCCACGGTGCTTTCGTTGATCTCGGCGGCGCCGCCTTCCTGGGCGCGGATGCAGCCGGCGAAGTAGCGGAAGTGGTCCACGGCCAGGGGGATGTCGGCGTTGAGGGTTTCACGGATCGGCTTGCCGTTGTCCCAGGTCTCGGTGATGGCCAGGATTTCCAGGTTCTGTTCGATGCGGTCGGCGATGCGCAGCAGCACATTCGAGCGGTCTTGCACCGAGGTGCGGCCCCAGGCATCGGCGGCGGCGTGGGCGGCGTCGAGGGCCTTGTCGATGTCCTCGGCGGTGGAACGGGGGAATTCGGCGATCGGCTGGCCGTTCACCGGCGAGGTGTTGGTGAAGTATTCACCCTTGACCGGAGGAACGAACTCACCGCCGATGTAGTTGCCGTAGCGGCTCTTGAAGGTGATTTTCGCGCCTTCGGTACCCGGATGTGCGTAACGCATGATGTGTCTCCTGGCTATTGTGTTTGTTGCGGAGTTCAAAAGCGTAGAGCAAAGGTCGGGCCAGTGCTGTCGAGCCCTTGATAATCAAGGGGTTGGCCGGTTGATGATGAGCGGCGCGATGGTCTGTGTGACAACTGTGGCACGCGCTGCGTGACAGTTTGTACCGTTCCTGGTACAGCCCATGACTCGTCGGTCAGCGCGCCATTGCAAAGCCTTGATGGGTGGAGGATGCTGGCGGGACGCTCTATCTGCGGAGAACAAGAACGATGCAGAGCAACGCCTTCAGCCGCCATGCCCACCAGGTCCTCACGGTTGCCCGTGGCCAGGCCAGCGGGCCCGGCAGCGACCCGTCGATCGCCCGCTCCTGGCTGCGCTGCCTGGAGGACTACCACCTGGACCCGGCGCTGGCCCAGGCGCCTGTCGTGCTGGAGCACGGCCGCCTGCTGGAAAGCCGTGAGCGTCTGCGCCAGGTATTGCAGATCGCCGATACCGAAATGAACAGCCTGCATCAGCAGCTTTCCGGCGCTGGTCATGCGGTATTGCTGACCGATGCCCGCGGGGTGATCCTCAATTGCGTCACCGCCCCTACCGAGCGGCGTATCTTCGAGCGTGCCGGGTTGTGGCTGGGCGCCGACTGGAGCGAGGCCAGCGAAGGCACCAACGGCATCGGCACCTGCCTGGTCGAGCGCCAAGCCCTGACCATTCACCAGGGCGAGCACTTTCGCGGCCGGCATACTGGCCTGACCTGCTCGGCGAGCCCGGTGTTCGACCCGCACGGCGAGCTGCTGGCGGTGCTTGATGTGTCTTCGGCGCGCCCGGATGTCTCGCGTCAGAGCCAGTTCCATACCATGGCGCTGGTCAACCTCTCGGCGAAGATGATCGAGAGCTGCTATTTCCTGCGTCATTTCGAAGGCCAATGGCTGCTGCGCTTCCATCTGCAGGCCGAATCGGTCGGGCTGTTCAGCGAGGGGCTGGTGGCGTTCGATGGCAATGGGCGGATCTGCGCGGTCAACCAGAGCGCACTGAACCTGCTGGGCACCATTCGCGGAGGGATGCTCGGCAAGCCGGTGGAGATGTTCTTCGCCTGCAGCCATGACGAGCTGTTCAGCCGCGCCACGCCCCAGGGCAGCACGGCCTGGCCGCTGCATACCCGCGATGGGCGCCAGGTATACGCCAGCCTGCGCGGGCAGGGGCGTACCTCGGCCTGGTCGGTGCCGGCCAGCCTGCCTGAAGCCCGGCGCGAGGCGCCTGTGGGCATCTGTCTGGTCGACCCCGCGTTGGCGCTGGATCTGCAGCGCGCTGTGCGTGTGTTCGAACGTGACGTGCCCTTGCTGCTGCAGGGCGAGACGGGGTGCGGCAAGGAGGCGTTCGCCCAGGCCGTGCACCAGGCCAGCCAGCGCCGGCGCAAACCGTTCGTGGCCATCAACTGTGCATCGATTCCCGAGAGCCTGATCGAGAGCGAGCTGTTCGGCTATCGCGGCGGCACCTTCACCGGAGCGCGCAAGGAAGGCATGCGTGGCAAGCTGCTGCAGGCCGATGGCGGCACCTTGTTGCTCGATGAAATCGGTGACATGCCGCTGGCCTTGCAGACACGCCTGTTACGGGTGTTGGAGGAGCGCCAGGTTGTGCCGATCGGTGGCGAACCCCAGGCGGTGGATGTCCGGATCATCAGCGCGACCCACCGCAACCTGTTGGAACG contains:
- a CDS encoding sigma-54-dependent Fis family transcriptional regulator gives rise to the protein MQSNAFSRHAHQVLTVARGQASGPGSDPSIARSWLRCLEDYHLDPALAQAPVVLEHGRLLESRERLRQVLQIADTEMNSLHQQLSGAGHAVLLTDARGVILNCVTAPTERRIFERAGLWLGADWSEASEGTNGIGTCLVERQALTIHQGEHFRGRHTGLTCSASPVFDPHGELLAVLDVSSARPDVSRQSQFHTMALVNLSAKMIESCYFLRHFEGQWLLRFHLQAESVGLFSEGLVAFDGNGRICAVNQSALNLLGTIRGGMLGKPVEMFFACSHDELFSRATPQGSTAWPLHTRDGRQVYASLRGQGRTSAWSVPASLPEARREAPVGICLVDPALALDLQRAVRVFERDVPLLLQGETGCGKEAFAQAVHQASQRRRKPFVAINCASIPESLIESELFGYRGGTFTGARKEGMRGKLLQADGGTLLLDEIGDMPLALQTRLLRVLEERQVVPIGGEPQAVDVRIISATHRNLLERVQEGSFREDLYYRLNGLEIALPALRERSDKAQLLDFLLAQETGGQPLDIEPAARQALLAFTWPGNVRQMRNVLKTLVALCEDNRIAYADLPAIVGTSMGPAGAIAGQARSHNDPAGAIAGQARSHNDPATLEGAERAALLAVLEEKRWHMTHAAEHLGISRNTLYRKLRKHGLARAS